One genomic segment of Vagococcus intermedius includes these proteins:
- the deoB gene encoding phosphopentomutase — translation MFKRVHLVVLDSVGIGEAPDAEKFGDVGSHTLGHIAEQAGIKIPEMEQLGLGTIEPLKGVEAIADHKGYATKLEEISVGKDTMTGHWEIMGLNIQTPFRVFPEGFPQELLDKISEFSGRGIVCNKPYSGTAVIDDYGEHQMKTGDLIIYTSADPVMQIAAHEEVIPLDELYRICEYAREITKNDPYMIGRIIARPYLGEPGNFTRTANRHDYALDPFGKTVLDSLKEAGKDVIAVGKINDIFNGQGITDSVRTKSNMDGVDQLLSVMAKDFMGLSFTNLVDFDALFGHRRDVEGYGKALEDFDERLPEIYEAMREDDLLLITADHGNDPTFPGTDHTREYVPLLAYSKKMTGQGKLPQGHYADISATIAENFGVTATENGESFLQELK, via the coding sequence ATGTTTAAAAGAGTTCATTTAGTAGTATTAGATTCAGTTGGTATTGGTGAAGCCCCCGATGCTGAAAAATTTGGAGATGTTGGTAGTCATACTTTAGGTCATATTGCAGAACAAGCAGGTATAAAAATTCCAGAAATGGAACAATTAGGGTTAGGAACTATTGAACCTTTAAAAGGGGTAGAAGCAATTGCAGATCATAAAGGGTATGCAACTAAACTAGAAGAAATTTCTGTAGGTAAAGATACGATGACAGGTCACTGGGAAATCATGGGGTTGAATATTCAAACGCCTTTCCGCGTATTCCCTGAAGGTTTTCCTCAAGAGCTATTAGATAAAATTTCTGAATTTTCTGGGAGAGGTATCGTTTGTAATAAACCATACAGTGGTACGGCCGTGATTGATGATTATGGTGAGCATCAAATGAAAACAGGCGATTTAATTATTTATACTTCCGCTGATCCAGTTATGCAAATTGCTGCACATGAAGAAGTTATACCTTTAGATGAACTTTATCGTATTTGTGAATATGCACGAGAGATTACCAAGAATGATCCTTATATGATTGGAAGAATCATTGCACGTCCTTATTTAGGGGAGCCAGGTAACTTTACAAGAACAGCCAATCGTCATGATTATGCTCTAGATCCTTTTGGTAAAACAGTGTTAGATTCATTAAAAGAAGCTGGTAAAGATGTTATTGCAGTTGGTAAAATTAATGATATTTTTAATGGACAAGGTATCACAGATTCTGTTCGAACTAAATCAAATATGGACGGGGTTGACCAATTATTAAGTGTGATGGCAAAAGACTTTATGGGCTTAAGTTTCACAAACTTAGTCGATTTTGATGCGTTATTTGGTCATCGTCGTGATGTTGAAGGATATGGTAAGGCTCTAGAAGATTTTGATGAGCGGTTACCAGAGATTTATGAGGCTATGAGAGAAGATGATTTATTATTAATTACAGCCGACCATGGAAATGATCCGACATTCCCAGGGACAGATCATACAAGAGAATATGTCCCATTGTTAGCTTACAGTAAAAAAATGACAGGGCAAGGAAAATTACCTCAAGGTCACTATGCAGATATTTCAGCAACTATTGCTGAAAATTTTGGTGTCACAGCAACAGAGAATGGCGAAAGCTTCTTACAAGAGTTGAAATAG
- a CDS encoding ABC transporter permease has product MLQFLVIVVSSTLVYSAPLIFTALGGTFSERSGVVNVGLEGIMVMGAFSACVFNLFTADLFGSMTPWIALLVGGGTGIVFSLLHALATINWRADHIVSGTVINLMAPGLAVFLTRLIFDDRGQTDIIQERFGKFSFPVLKDIPFIGDILFKGTSAPAYLAILVAVISYFVLFKTKFGLRLRAVGENPQAADTLGINVYRMKYAGVLISGFLGGIGGAVLVQSVSSQFSRSTITGQGFIAMAAMIFGKWNPLGALGAALFFGLAQSLGVIGPQIPGLENLPSVYWQVAPYVLTIIVLVLFIGTSQAPKAIGKTYIKSK; this is encoded by the coding sequence ATGTTACAGTTTCTAGTGATTGTTGTCTCTTCAACACTTGTGTATTCAGCCCCATTAATCTTCACTGCTCTAGGTGGAACATTCTCAGAGCGTAGTGGTGTGGTCAATGTTGGTTTAGAAGGTATCATGGTGATGGGAGCCTTTAGTGCGTGTGTTTTCAATCTTTTTACAGCTGATTTATTTGGCTCAATGACACCATGGATTGCGTTATTAGTCGGTGGTGGAACAGGTATTGTTTTCTCACTATTACATGCGTTAGCGACAATTAATTGGCGCGCTGATCATATTGTCAGCGGAACTGTTATTAACTTAATGGCGCCTGGTTTAGCGGTATTCTTAACGCGTTTAATTTTTGATGATCGTGGTCAGACAGATATCATCCAAGAACGTTTTGGTAAATTTAGTTTCCCTGTTTTAAAAGACATTCCGTTTATTGGTGATATTTTATTTAAAGGAACATCAGCCCCAGCTTACTTGGCTATTTTAGTGGCAGTAATTTCTTACTTTGTTTTATTTAAAACAAAATTTGGTTTAAGATTACGTGCAGTTGGTGAAAATCCTCAAGCTGCGGATACATTAGGCATTAATGTTTATCGTATGAAATATGCTGGAGTTTTAATTTCTGGTTTCTTAGGAGGAATTGGTGGAGCTGTACTAGTTCAATCAGTGTCATCACAGTTTTCGCGTTCAACGATTACAGGTCAAGGTTTTATTGCCATGGCAGCGATGATTTTTGGTAAATGGAATCCACTAGGAGCACTAGGAGCAGCCTTATTCTTTGGATTAGCTCAAAGTTTAGGGGTAATTGGACCGCAAATTCCAGGTCTAGAAAACTTACCATCAGTCTACTGGCAAGTTGCTCCATATGTTTTAACTATTATCGTGTTAGTCTTGTTCATTGGAACATCACAAGCACCAAAAGCAATCGGTAAAACATATATTAAATCTAAATAG
- a CDS encoding purine-nucleoside phosphorylase gives MTKKLSEQLKETASYIQSKGVKEVDFGLILGSGLGELGNEIENPIVIPYEEIPNFPVSTVVGHAGQLVYGDMSGKKVLAMQGRFHFYEGNSMQVVTFPVRVMKALGAHSMVVTNAAGGVNTSFTPGNLMLITDQINFTGTNPLIGENDEDLGPRFPDMSEPYDKEYGKVAHKVASDLKITLQQGVYMGYTGPTYETPAEIRMSRMMGADAVGMSTVPEVIVARHMGMRVLGITCVTNLAAGMQANLNHEEVVETTERVKADFKTLIKETLKNI, from the coding sequence ATGACAAAAAAATTAAGTGAACAATTAAAAGAAACAGCCTCATATATTCAAAGTAAAGGGGTTAAAGAAGTTGATTTTGGTTTAATATTAGGATCAGGTTTAGGTGAGTTAGGAAATGAGATTGAAAATCCAATCGTCATTCCTTATGAAGAAATCCCTAATTTCCCAGTTTCCACAGTTGTAGGTCATGCAGGACAATTGGTTTATGGAGATATGTCAGGTAAAAAAGTATTAGCTATGCAAGGTCGTTTCCATTTTTATGAAGGAAATTCAATGCAAGTAGTGACTTTCCCAGTTCGTGTTATGAAAGCCTTGGGTGCTCACTCTATGGTTGTAACCAACGCAGCTGGTGGTGTTAATACCTCATTTACTCCAGGTAATTTGATGTTGATTACAGATCAGATTAACTTTACTGGAACTAACCCACTGATTGGGGAAAATGATGAAGATTTAGGACCACGCTTCCCTGATATGTCTGAACCATACGATAAAGAATATGGTAAAGTGGCACACAAAGTGGCAAGTGATTTAAAAATCACTTTACAACAAGGTGTTTATATGGGATACACGGGACCTACTTATGAAACACCAGCAGAGATTCGTATGTCACGTATGATGGGTGCCGATGCTGTTGGGATGTCGACTGTCCCTGAAGTAATTGTTGCACGTCACATGGGAATGCGTGTTTTAGGTATCACATGTGTAACTAACTTAGCAGCTGGTATGCAAGCTAACTTGAATCATGAAGAAGTTGTTGAAACAACAGAACGAGTTAAGGCAGATTTCAAAACATTAATCAAAGAAACGTTAAAAAATATCTAA